In Shouchella patagoniensis, the following are encoded in one genomic region:
- a CDS encoding DNA alkylation repair protein yields the protein MSSPYLCPKCKTNRTRFHQIKQEAQPVKLDPKSGEIAETYEEAHLDAFHLNYNGPEIRIQCGACGLNESEQAFTAYAKNSPLS from the coding sequence ATGAGTAGTCCCTATTTATGTCCAAAATGCAAAACAAATCGCACAAGGTTTCATCAAATAAAGCAGGAAGCGCAACCTGTTAAACTGGATCCTAAAAGCGGTGAAATTGCAGAAACATATGAAGAAGCTCATCTCGATGCATTTCATCTAAACTATAACGGACCTGAAATACGCATCCAATGTGGGGCGTGTGGTTTAAATGAGTCTGAACAAGCATTTACTGCTTATGCTAAAAACAGTCCCCTTTCATAA
- a CDS encoding alpha/beta hydrolase: MKHNWSLLVRISMSGLLVLVLVSLLSIFFVQSLRYTEAGKVPPKTAVMLHAVNKQLLPEGLKTPSFLASKAPPTIQQLEMIMDTKDGDTIPIRVYKPVADGPHPVIVYFHGGAFMEGFGNIETHDNIIRSLAARTKAIVVAPGYRLAPEHVFPTAVNDNYETLEWVVESSEQLDADVERIAVAGDSAGGNLAAAVALKTKQLDGPKIESMALLYPLTTFEDIELNSRDRYSSGYYFLSRSVMERAREVYTPNKMDWHSPYSSPLLAEDLSDLPDTLVITGEFDPLRDEGEAFAHRLHEAGVYTEAVRFNGVMHGFISFYEVMGRGEEGMQLVSDFMRRASSDNALTTDEAQMFKVNIRQEQDTWRDEVEAYIMGVYLISRHIQSWFS, encoded by the coding sequence ATGAAGCATAATTGGTCTTTGCTAGTACGTATTTCAATGTCAGGATTGTTAGTGCTAGTGTTGGTTAGTTTGCTTTCTATTTTTTTTGTGCAAAGTTTACGATATACAGAAGCTGGTAAAGTGCCGCCAAAAACGGCTGTCATGCTACATGCTGTAAATAAACAATTACTGCCTGAAGGTTTAAAAACACCTTCTTTTCTAGCAAGTAAAGCGCCACCAACCATTCAACAACTTGAGATGATAATGGATACAAAAGATGGTGATACAATACCAATCCGAGTTTATAAACCGGTCGCGGATGGTCCTCATCCTGTAATTGTCTATTTTCATGGCGGAGCATTTATGGAAGGGTTTGGAAACATCGAAACGCATGATAATATTATTCGTTCCCTAGCAGCACGGACTAAAGCAATTGTCGTAGCGCCAGGTTATCGCTTGGCACCAGAACATGTCTTTCCTACTGCTGTAAATGATAATTATGAAACGTTAGAATGGGTTGTTGAATCGTCTGAACAACTTGATGCTGATGTTGAGAGAATTGCGGTTGCTGGAGATAGTGCTGGCGGTAATCTTGCTGCTGCGGTGGCATTAAAAACGAAGCAACTCGATGGGCCAAAGATAGAAAGTATGGCATTACTTTATCCATTAACAACATTTGAAGACATAGAGCTAAATTCTCGTGACCGTTATTCAAGTGGCTATTATTTTCTGTCCCGTTCTGTTATGGAACGGGCAAGGGAAGTTTATACGCCTAATAAGATGGATTGGCATTCCCCATACTCTTCTCCATTGCTTGCAGAGGATTTATCTGATCTGCCTGATACACTTGTTATTACAGGAGAATTTGATCCCTTGAGAGATGAGGGCGAAGCATTTGCTCATCGTCTACATGAAGCGGGAGTATATACTGAAGCAGTTCGTTTCAATGGTGTGATGCATGGGTTTATTTCCTTTTACGAAGTAATGGGTAGAGGCGAGGAAGGAATGCAGTTAGTATCAGATTTTATGCGTCGCGCGTCTTCTGATAATGCTCTGACTACTGATGAAGCACAAATGTTTAAAGTGAATATTAGACAAGAGCAAGATACTTGGCGAGATGAAGTAGAGGCGTATATAATGGGAGTTTATTTAATTAGTCGTCACATTCAAAGTTGGTTTTCGTAA
- a CDS encoding EAL domain-containing protein: MDPLDIMMNKNQVIPYFLPIISADKQQIIGYEVQAYWVDGDEKINLNWFFEDRDIPSDYLLELEDDLQEKAISLYTKEKQSSVLCFHYSANLLRKNAGEELLARLEAIDSLGIPLHRIIVIIGCQHTLEELLEVKHTMVYMQSLGVQIAIDADSSTPNQFELFTQLRPNVIRVNCRFLEENVLPGMYKDVHQPLSQLARKIGATLLFEGVETFKQLNYAWRSGGRYYQGSYLRHGEETFIDENECKNKLTKDMNHFIHFERQKMEAQFQLSNALTTTIKQAMKTIESSQEYDEVILKVASMLDEFTFRVYICNANGFQESANAEKNEEGKWELHKEGRAKNWSWRPYFLENIVRMNVEKKGILSDLYIDIERDEQIRTYSYPLTNTLYVFIDIPYAYLFEQDGLL, encoded by the coding sequence ATGGATCCGCTTGATATTATGATGAACAAAAATCAAGTTATCCCTTATTTCCTCCCCATTATTAGCGCAGATAAACAGCAGATTATTGGTTATGAAGTGCAGGCTTATTGGGTCGATGGAGATGAAAAAATTAATCTAAATTGGTTCTTCGAAGATCGAGATATTCCAAGTGATTATTTGCTTGAATTAGAGGATGATTTGCAAGAGAAAGCAATATCTCTCTATACAAAAGAAAAGCAGTCGAGTGTACTTTGTTTTCATTACAGTGCAAACTTATTAAGGAAAAATGCAGGTGAAGAATTACTTGCAAGGCTTGAAGCAATAGACAGTTTAGGGATACCTTTACATCGGATTATTGTGATCATAGGTTGCCAGCATACTTTGGAAGAATTGTTAGAAGTTAAACACACAATGGTATACATGCAAAGCCTTGGAGTTCAAATTGCAATTGATGCAGACTCATCTACGCCAAATCAATTTGAGTTGTTCACACAGCTTCGTCCAAACGTCATACGTGTTAATTGCCGGTTCTTAGAGGAAAATGTCTTGCCCGGTATGTATAAGGACGTGCATCAACCACTCTCACAATTGGCGAGAAAAATTGGCGCCACCTTATTATTTGAAGGTGTGGAGACATTCAAACAGCTTAATTATGCTTGGAGAAGCGGTGGTCGTTATTATCAAGGGTCGTATTTAAGACACGGTGAAGAAACGTTTATCGATGAAAATGAATGTAAAAACAAATTGACGAAGGATATGAATCATTTTATTCATTTTGAACGTCAGAAGATGGAGGCGCAATTTCAACTTTCAAATGCGCTAACAACAACGATTAAACAAGCAATGAAAACGATTGAGTCATCGCAAGAATATGATGAAGTGATTTTGAAAGTGGCGAGTATGTTAGATGAATTCACATTTCGCGTATATATTTGTAATGCTAACGGCTTTCAAGAGTCAGCTAATGCGGAAAAAAATGAAGAGGGTAAATGGGAACTTCATAAAGAAGGTAGAGCTAAAAACTGGAGTTGGCGCCCGTATTTTTTAGAAAATATTGTTCGGATGAACGTTGAGAAAAAAGGAATCTTATCAGATCTTTATATAGATATTGAACGAGATGAACAAATTCGAACGTATTCCTACCCATTAACCAATACGTTGTATGTATTTATTGATATACCTTATGCGTATTTGTTTGAACAAGATGGGTTGCTATAG
- the msrA gene encoding peptide-methionine (S)-S-oxide reductase MsrA, with product MEKATFAGGCFWCMVQPFDQLPGIVEVKSGYMGGTIDQPRYEQVKTGQSGHLEVVQITYDSTTFPYNRLLELYWPQIDPTDAGGQFQDRGSQYTTAIFYHNEDQKKLAELSRKEIEASGRFQKPIVTSIRRADTFYLAEDEHQDFYKKQPEAYKKDRKESGRDEFIVKNWDSGR from the coding sequence ATTGAGAAAGCGACTTTTGCTGGTGGTTGTTTTTGGTGCATGGTACAACCGTTTGATCAACTTCCTGGTATCGTGGAAGTGAAGTCAGGTTATATGGGCGGTACAATTGACCAACCTAGATATGAGCAAGTAAAGACAGGACAGTCGGGTCATTTGGAAGTGGTCCAGATTACATATGATTCAACAACATTTCCATACAATCGATTGTTAGAACTATATTGGCCACAAATTGACCCAACAGATGCAGGTGGTCAGTTTCAAGACAGGGGGAGCCAATATACAACAGCTATCTTTTACCATAATGAGGATCAAAAAAAGCTAGCTGAATTGTCCAGAAAAGAGATTGAAGCAAGTGGTCGTTTTCAAAAGCCCATTGTGACATCAATACGACGAGCTGACACATTTTATCTAGCAGAGGATGAACATCAAGATTTTTATAAAAAACAACCAGAAGCTTATAAAAAAGACAGAAAAGAAAGTGGTAGAGATGAGTTTATCGTAAAAAACTGGGATTCGGGTCGCTGA
- the uvsE gene encoding UV DNA damage repair endonuclease UvsE — protein MRLGYACLNTTIPSRFKTCRLQTMRLEGMEKIKELTLHNLNQLKAIVEWNLEYDIRFLRLSSELVPFATHPEMTWNWKQDEDVLKLTNQFKKEQQEKGLRFSMHPGQYSVLNSPKEHVVENAIKDLHYHSDFLDLVNGEDIIIHTGGAYGDKDKAKQAFADVYKTLPKSIKQKLRLENDDKTFHVKDVLEIHSSCGVPICFDIHHERCFHTGEEEMTTLFDNVAATWNSLPKVHISSGKTSKSDRSHANYVDIEDFKMLLRVLQLHDVDVMIEAKAKEKAVLNLRVDMKKMGEI, from the coding sequence ATGAGACTTGGCTATGCCTGTTTAAATACAACGATTCCAAGCCGCTTTAAGACTTGCCGTCTTCAAACAATGAGACTAGAGGGAATGGAAAAGATAAAAGAGTTGACGCTCCATAATTTGAACCAGCTTAAAGCCATTGTTGAGTGGAATTTAGAATATGATATTCGTTTCTTACGATTGTCGAGTGAACTAGTACCATTCGCAACTCACCCAGAGATGACTTGGAATTGGAAGCAAGATGAGGATGTATTGAAGCTTACGAACCAATTTAAAAAAGAGCAGCAAGAAAAAGGGTTGCGCTTCTCAATGCACCCTGGACAATACTCTGTTTTAAACTCTCCTAAAGAGCATGTAGTTGAGAATGCAATTAAAGATTTGCACTACCATAGTGATTTTTTGGATTTGGTCAATGGTGAAGATATCATTATTCATACGGGTGGCGCATATGGAGATAAAGATAAAGCAAAACAAGCATTTGCTGACGTTTACAAGACGTTACCAAAATCAATTAAACAAAAACTTAGGCTTGAAAATGATGACAAAACCTTTCATGTAAAGGATGTTCTGGAGATTCACTCATCTTGCGGGGTTCCTATTTGTTTTGATATTCATCATGAGCGTTGTTTCCATACAGGCGAAGAAGAAATGACCACATTGTTTGACAACGTTGCTGCTACTTGGAATTCTTTACCTAAAGTGCATATAAGTTCAGGAAAAACAAGCAAGAGTGACCGGAGTCATGCTAATTATGTAGATATTGAAGATTTTAAAATGCTTTTGCGTGTTTTACAATTGCATGATGTTGATGTAATGATAGAGGCGAAAGCAAAAGAAAAGGCTGTATTAAATTTAAGAGTGGATATGAAAAAAATGGGGGAGATTTAA
- a CDS encoding chemotaxis protein CheV produces MALSIFQVEEKSYDQELILFMLNKEYFALNVLKVKEIIRPLPISASPNRHAIIEGVIRFRDEAIPVINTYQLMDMQEEESFYFIIAEVGQRTIALKVSNVLRIVQAHSEEIKHVHHISQGKETFVSGMMPLEEREFAYLLDLEKVIHFIHPIHFDTDFSEGFLRNRGDYPIILLEDSVTIRQLIVEALHDGGYDDVTTFSNGLDAVKYLGDEDNVIEYKAIVTDIDMPFLNGLEFTKQIRQSKRYEATPILSFSSLEASVMAKRGESAGVTFHVAKPDIPLLIEKLDTYLLEKS; encoded by the coding sequence ATGGCATTATCAATATTTCAAGTAGAAGAGAAAAGTTATGATCAAGAGCTTATTTTGTTCATGCTAAATAAAGAATATTTTGCGTTAAATGTTTTAAAAGTAAAAGAAATCATTCGTCCGCTTCCAATAAGTGCCTCTCCAAACCGCCATGCAATCATTGAAGGTGTCATTCGTTTTCGTGATGAAGCGATTCCCGTCATAAACACGTATCAGTTAATGGATATGCAGGAAGAAGAGAGCTTCTATTTTATCATTGCGGAAGTAGGTCAACGTACAATTGCATTAAAAGTATCAAATGTTCTAAGAATCGTACAGGCTCACTCAGAAGAGATTAAACACGTACATCACATAAGCCAGGGTAAGGAGACATTTGTTTCAGGCATGATGCCTCTTGAAGAAAGGGAGTTTGCCTATTTACTTGATCTAGAAAAAGTGATCCACTTTATTCATCCAATCCATTTCGATACTGACTTTTCCGAAGGATTCTTACGCAATAGAGGGGACTATCCTATCATCTTACTAGAAGATTCTGTCACAATACGTCAGTTGATTGTCGAAGCATTACATGATGGTGGATATGATGATGTGACAACGTTTAGCAACGGACTTGACGCTGTGAAGTACTTGGGAGATGAGGATAATGTTATTGAGTACAAAGCAATTGTAACAGATATCGATATGCCATTTTTAAACGGTCTTGAATTCACAAAGCAAATTCGACAATCAAAGCGTTACGAAGCAACACCGATTCTTTCGTTTTCGTCACTTGAAGCTTCTGTTATGGCAAAAAGAGGAGAATCTGCAGGTGTAACTTTTCATGTCGCTAAACCTGACATCCCTCTTTTAATTGAAAAGCTCGATACATACTTATTAGAAAAAAGCTGA
- a CDS encoding Hsp20/alpha crystallin family protein: MSDNSRKNQGSTNFMASIDQFFQSTFKHFPTQLFGQAIPVRVKEESNEFIIEADLPGIKREQIELEAHHQALIIRLQNVDELMTLEEESNLISRQSSSIRKERVIPVPFPFQDHDIHAHYQNGLLRIKITGHRKTIAIK, encoded by the coding sequence ATGTCTGACAATTCCCGAAAAAATCAGGGCTCTACTAATTTCATGGCATCGATTGATCAATTTTTCCAGTCAACATTCAAACATTTCCCGACGCAGTTATTTGGTCAAGCAATTCCAGTGCGTGTGAAAGAGGAAAGCAATGAATTTATAATAGAAGCGGACCTTCCAGGAATTAAACGAGAACAAATCGAGCTAGAAGCACATCATCAAGCACTAATCATTCGTCTCCAGAATGTAGATGAGCTCATGACTCTTGAGGAAGAATCAAATCTAATCAGTCGTCAAAGTTCGAGCATAAGGAAGGAACGTGTCATTCCAGTTCCCTTTCCTTTCCAAGACCATGATATTCATGCCCATTATCAAAACGGTCTCCTTCGTATTAAGATTACAGGTCACCGTAAAACGATAGCTATAAAGTAA
- a CDS encoding HesB/YadR/YfhF family protein, which yields MNIYITKPALAWFKEEFETGDNLVPIRLFGRYGGCGSLQSGFSLGISQAEPLHPVTIKEEEGFRFFVEEQDSWYFDQHDVKIKYSRKLDEIQFEYEDSDEE from the coding sequence ATGAATATATATATAACAAAACCAGCACTAGCTTGGTTTAAAGAAGAATTTGAAACAGGAGACAACTTGGTGCCCATTCGTTTATTTGGTCGATATGGAGGTTGTGGGTCATTGCAAAGTGGTTTTTCATTAGGCATCAGTCAGGCAGAACCGCTGCACCCCGTAACGATAAAAGAAGAAGAAGGATTTCGTTTCTTTGTTGAGGAACAAGATAGTTGGTATTTTGATCAACATGACGTCAAAATAAAGTACAGTCGCAAATTAGATGAAATTCAATTCGAATATGAAGACTCTGACGAAGAGTAA
- the metA gene encoding homoserine O-acetyltransferase MetA, whose protein sequence is MPIKIPDHLPAKNILLKENIFVMDESRAYTQDIRPLKICILNLMPTKQETETQLIRLLGNTPLQVDVSLLHPSSHAPKNTSKEHLNLFYKTIDEVKQLKFDGMIITGAPIETLPFHDVNYWNEMTSILDWTTTNVTSTLHICWGAQAGLFHHYKVKKQPLTNKLFGIYSHKVDVPNVNLLRGFDDVFLAPHSRHTTVSREDIENTEDLMVLSSSNEAGVYIASSKNGKRVYVMGHSEYDAQTLKQEYERDLKRGIACEVPFNYFPEDDAKASPLLQWRAHSNLLFSNWLNYYVYQETPYHLHD, encoded by the coding sequence ATGCCGATTAAAATTCCAGACCATTTACCAGCGAAGAATATTCTTCTAAAAGAAAACATATTTGTGATGGATGAAAGCCGGGCGTATACTCAAGATATAAGACCGCTTAAAATATGTATTCTTAATTTAATGCCAACAAAACAAGAAACGGAAACGCAATTGATTCGCTTATTAGGCAACACGCCTTTACAAGTTGACGTATCATTACTACATCCAAGTAGCCATGCGCCAAAGAATACATCAAAAGAGCATTTGAATTTATTTTACAAAACGATTGATGAAGTGAAGCAACTTAAGTTCGATGGGATGATTATAACGGGTGCACCTATTGAGACATTACCTTTTCATGATGTGAATTATTGGAATGAAATGACTTCAATTCTTGACTGGACAACAACAAATGTCACGTCTACTTTACATATTTGTTGGGGCGCTCAGGCAGGTTTGTTTCATCATTATAAGGTTAAAAAACAACCGTTAACTAACAAGCTTTTCGGCATCTACTCTCACAAGGTGGATGTACCAAACGTGAATTTACTGCGAGGTTTTGATGATGTCTTTCTTGCTCCTCATTCGCGCCATACGACAGTCAGCAGAGAAGATATCGAGAATACAGAGGATTTAATGGTGCTTAGTTCATCAAATGAGGCAGGTGTTTATATTGCTTCATCTAAAAATGGAAAACGCGTTTATGTTATGGGTCATTCAGAATACGATGCTCAAACACTTAAACAAGAATATGAACGTGACTTAAAAAGAGGAATTGCTTGTGAAGTACCGTTTAATTATTTTCCCGAAGATGATGCAAAAGCATCGCCTCTTTTACAATGGCGAGCCCATTCAAATTTATTGTTTTCTAATTGGTTAAACTATTATGTTTACCAAGAAACACCATATCATTTACATGATTAA
- a CDS encoding YppG family protein — protein MFPPSRRQSHFNPQMHGRPNKVNRGHRPPFPYPRRFYPQGQQPSTAPKKRSMWAAPFTNENGNFDFSRTATSVDQFVKTVRQVSPYVAKVSNFFIK, from the coding sequence ATGTTTCCACCAAGCAGGCGACAGTCTCACTTCAACCCTCAAATGCATGGTAGACCGAATAAAGTTAATCGAGGACACAGACCACCGTTTCCATATCCTCGACGTTTCTACCCTCAAGGGCAACAACCATCGACTGCTCCTAAAAAAAGATCAATGTGGGCAGCCCCATTTACGAATGAAAATGGGAACTTTGATTTCTCGCGCACCGCAACTTCTGTAGACCAATTTGTAAAAACCGTTAGACAAGTTTCTCCTTATGTAGCTAAAGTTAGCAACTTTTTTATTAAATAA
- a CDS encoding iron-sulfur cluster biosynthesis family protein gives MQINITEEAANYLKDRNYSTIRVAARDTFECSTMVEFYLQEGVFKEDDQLIKANDLTFLYDNKAEEEIGKVIKVDYVLSQGLKLLAPRGTLAYAQKVKPLDWEPDTRGMC, from the coding sequence ATGCAAATAAATATTACAGAAGAAGCGGCTAACTACTTAAAGGATCGTAACTATTCAACCATACGTGTCGCAGCAAGAGATACATTCGAATGTAGTACAATGGTTGAATTTTACTTACAAGAAGGAGTTTTTAAAGAAGACGATCAGCTAATTAAAGCAAATGATTTGACGTTTCTTTATGATAATAAAGCAGAGGAAGAGATAGGGAAGGTGATTAAGGTTGATTATGTATTATCACAAGGGCTAAAGTTGCTTGCTCCTCGAGGGACACTCGCTTATGCGCAAAAAGTAAAACCATTAGACTGGGAACCAGACACCAGAGGAATGTGTTAA
- a CDS encoding dipeptidase, with the protein MKVIDTHCDALLKLWRDETKSFINDPEIDTNANRLKAGNVYVQFFAIWVPDRIPQELKFQVVLDQMNAFYERVLSLPNIKHIRSYSQINQLSDGEIGAVLTLEGMDAVGSDLGKLEWLYEQGVCSIGLTWNDANLCADGIGEARGAGLTQLGKKVVEMNNERAVTNDVSHLSIRAFWEVIERSTHTIASHSNAFAICQHDRNLRDEQIDELIKQNCFIGTVFFPTFVKCEQEATITDLIKHIDYIAGRGGVSHIGFGSDFDGIKHHITQLEHSGMYDQLINELCKHFSEEEVKGFCHGNFLSKSLFVIN; encoded by the coding sequence ATGAAAGTAATTGATACGCACTGTGATGCATTGCTGAAATTATGGAGAGATGAAACAAAGTCATTTATAAATGATCCGGAAATAGATACGAATGCAAATCGGTTAAAAGCAGGGAACGTCTACGTACAGTTTTTTGCCATATGGGTACCAGATCGAATCCCCCAGGAATTAAAGTTTCAAGTTGTATTGGACCAAATGAACGCATTTTATGAAAGAGTTTTAAGCCTTCCAAATATAAAACATATTCGTTCGTATTCACAAATTAATCAATTGAGCGATGGGGAGATTGGAGCTGTTTTGACATTGGAAGGGATGGATGCAGTAGGGAGTGATTTAGGTAAATTAGAATGGCTCTATGAACAAGGGGTTTGTTCCATCGGTTTAACTTGGAATGATGCAAATTTATGTGCTGATGGGATTGGTGAGGCGAGAGGGGCAGGTTTGACTCAATTAGGGAAAAAAGTGGTGGAAATGAACAATGAACGCGCTGTAACAAACGATGTATCGCACTTAAGTATCCGTGCTTTTTGGGAAGTGATTGAGCGGTCTACACATACAATAGCAAGTCATTCAAATGCTTTTGCAATCTGTCAACATGACCGGAATTTACGCGATGAGCAAATAGATGAACTAATTAAACAAAATTGTTTTATAGGAACCGTTTTTTTCCCTACATTTGTAAAATGTGAACAAGAGGCTACTATTACTGACTTAATCAAGCACATTGATTATATAGCTGGCAGAGGCGGCGTTTCTCACATTGGATTTGGATCAGATTTTGACGGTATCAAGCATCATATTACTCAATTAGAGCACTCGGGCATGTATGATCAATTAATTAATGAATTATGCAAACATTTTAGCGAGGAAGAAGTCAAAGGTTTTTGTCATGGTAATTTCTTGTCAAAGTCGTTATTTGTTATAAATTGA
- a CDS encoding SurA N-terminal domain-containing protein, with protein MVKKMAAVAFIMLLAACSEESSEEPYTQKYNSVDPEEWPNVVATVNGEEIHKNKIEADFVDYTNAYEQAASSSEEEQLMVYERILTQLLTSEIETELLLQAAEAEEIYVTDDELQEAILDLRLEEGIESDEEYEEVIRAGNMTVEEYEEQIKEDLLRFKFLDSEQGSPDITEEQINETYEVDYGETDIELDEVRNLIIAELEADYRQNGAARLFERLREEASITLFIERD; from the coding sequence GTGGTGAAGAAAATGGCAGCGGTAGCTTTCATTATGTTACTTGCAGCTTGCAGTGAAGAATCGAGTGAGGAACCTTACACACAAAAGTATAATTCAGTTGATCCTGAAGAGTGGCCGAATGTAGTTGCAACAGTAAACGGTGAAGAGATACATAAAAACAAGATTGAAGCGGACTTTGTAGATTATACAAATGCCTATGAGCAGGCTGCATCTAGTTCAGAAGAAGAGCAGCTTATGGTTTATGAACGTATTTTAACTCAATTGTTAACTAGTGAAATTGAAACGGAGCTACTTTTACAAGCTGCAGAGGCAGAAGAAATTTATGTTACCGACGATGAGCTTCAAGAGGCAATTCTGGATCTGCGTTTAGAAGAGGGCATCGAGTCCGATGAAGAATATGAAGAAGTAATACGTGCTGGAAACATGACTGTTGAAGAATATGAAGAACAAATAAAAGAAGACTTATTACGATTTAAATTTTTAGATTCAGAACAAGGATCACCAGATATTACTGAAGAACAAATTAATGAGACGTACGAAGTGGATTATGGAGAAACAGACATTGAATTAGATGAAGTTAGAAACTTAATTATAGCTGAACTTGAGGCAGATTATAGACAAAATGGAGCTGCCAGACTTTTTGAGCGTCTTCGTGAAGAAGCTTCAATTACACTATTTATTGAACGAGACTAA
- a CDS encoding alpha/beta fold hydrolase has product MRTLKPMKSSYYSIDNATVYFEYFTCEKKPIGTILFLHGFFSSCASFHKLIPFLLKEFDVISCDLPGFGKSSKHKRYLYSFNNYARTVIKLLDELEVQQACLIGHSMGGQVALYAAKEYPNRVQCLVLLASSGYLKRVKQRYRVASYFPFASYFVKRFIQKPDVRMVIEEAVYDKGCIDEQMVQHYHTPLLDPHFCIGLIQLSRQREGDLTSDQLTCINQRTLLLAGISDPLIPVKTSERLYHDLPNSKLVLLDKCGHLIPEERPTEVAENILFFLQDAHGAKPGANMIQ; this is encoded by the coding sequence ATGCGGACGCTAAAACCAATGAAGTCTTCTTACTATTCTATTGACAATGCAACTGTTTATTTTGAATATTTCACTTGTGAAAAAAAACCAATCGGGACGATCTTATTTCTTCACGGTTTTTTTTCCTCATGTGCAAGTTTCCATAAATTAATTCCATTTTTACTAAAAGAATTTGATGTTATTAGTTGTGATCTACCTGGTTTTGGAAAAAGTAGTAAACATAAACGATATTTATATTCCTTTAATAATTATGCAAGAACGGTTATTAAGTTGTTGGACGAATTGGAAGTACAACAAGCTTGTTTAATCGGTCATTCTATGGGCGGTCAAGTTGCTTTATATGCTGCAAAAGAGTATCCGAATCGTGTACAGTGCCTTGTATTACTTGCTAGCTCCGGGTATTTGAAAAGAGTGAAACAACGGTACCGTGTAGCATCTTATTTTCCGTTTGCTTCCTATTTCGTGAAACGATTTATACAAAAACCAGATGTTCGTATGGTGATTGAAGAGGCTGTTTATGATAAGGGCTGTATTGATGAGCAAATGGTACAACATTATCATACACCGCTTCTAGATCCTCACTTTTGTATTGGATTAATTCAACTTAGCCGTCAGCGTGAAGGGGATTTAACTTCAGATCAATTGACATGTATCAATCAGCGTACTTTACTGTTAGCTGGTATAAGTGATCCACTAATTCCCGTGAAAACGAGTGAGCGTTTGTATCATGATTTGCCAAATAGTAAGTTAGTTTTATTAGATAAATGCGGCCACCTTATACCAGAGGAGCGACCGACAGAAGTGGCTGAAAACATACTCTTTTTTTTACAAGATGCGCATGGGGCGAAGCCAGGAGCGAATATGATACAATAA